The following coding sequences lie in one Arabidopsis thaliana chromosome 3, partial sequence genomic window:
- the IPT3 gene encoding isopentenyltransferase 3 (isopentenyltransferase 3 (IPT3); CONTAINS InterPro DOMAIN/s: tRNA isopentenyltransferase (InterPro:IPR002627); BEST Arabidopsis thaliana protein match is: isopentenyltransferase 5 (TAIR:AT5G19040.1); Has 30201 Blast hits to 17322 proteins in 780 species: Archae - 12; Bacteria - 1396; Metazoa - 17338; Fungi - 3422; Plants - 5037; Viruses - 0; Other Eukaryotes - 2996 (source: NCBI BLink).), protein MIMKISMAMCKQPLPPSPTLDFPPARFGPNMLTLNPYGPKDKVVVIMGATGTGKSRLSVDIATRFRAEIINSDKIQVHQGLDIVTNKITSEESCGVPHHLLGVLPPEADLTAANYCHMANLSIESVLNRGKLPIIVGGSNSYVEALVDDKENKFRSRYDCCFLWVDVALPVLHGFVSERVDKMVESGMVEEVREFFDFSNSDYSRGIKKAIGFPEFDRFFRNEQFLNVEDREELLSKVLEEIKRNTFELACRQREKIERLRKVKKWSIQRVDATPVFTKRRSKMDANVAWERLVAGPSTDTVSRFLLDIASRRPLVEASTAVAAAMERELSRCLVA, encoded by the coding sequence ATGATCATGAAGATATCTATGGCTATGTGCAAACAACCATTGCCTCCTTCGCCGACTTTAGACTTCCCTCCAGCGAGATTTGGTCCCAATATGCTAACTCTAAACCCATACGGTCCAAAGGACAAAGTTGTGGTCATCATGGGTGCTACCGGGACAGGCAAGTCACGACTCTCCGTGGATATAGCCACACGTTTTCGGGCTGAGATCATAAACTCAGACAAGATACAAGTCCACCAAGGTCTAGACATTGTAACCAACAAGATCACGAGCGAGGAGAGCTGCGGGGTACCGCACCATCTCCTCGGCGTCTTGCCGCCTGAAGCCGACTTAACCGCCGCGAATTACTGTCACATGGCGAATCTCTCCATTGAATCCGTCCTAAACCGTGGAAAGCTTCCAATCATCGTTGGAGGTTCCAACTCTTACGTGGAGGCTCTAGTGgatgacaaagaaaacaagttcaGGTCGAGATACGACTGTTGTTTTCTATGGGTGGACGTGGCACTTCCCGTTTTGCACGGGTTCGTGTCTGAGAGAGTTGACAAGATGGTGGAGAGTGGAATGGTTGAGGAAGTCAGAGAATTTTTCGACTTTTCGAACTCTGATTACTCAAGAGGGATCAAGAAAGCAATCGGATTTCCGGAGTTTGACAGGTTTTTCAGGAACGAGCAGTTCTTGAATGTGGAAGACAGAGAAGAACTGTTAAGTAAAGTGTTGGAAGAAATAAAGAGGAATACATTTGAGTTAGCTTGTAGGCAGAGAGAAAAGATCGAACGGTTGAGAAAAGTGAAGAAGTGGTCTATTCAGAGAGTGGATGCGACTCCAGTCTTTACAAAGCGAAGGTCCAAGATGGATGCTAACGTGGCCTGGGAGAGGCTCGTGGCTGGACCAAGCACAGATACTGTGTCGCGGTTTCTGCTGGACATTGCCAGCCGACGACCGCTCGTGGAAGCTTCAACAGCGGTTGCGGCCGCCATGGAACGCGAGTTGTCGCGGTGTCTAGTGGCGTGA